In the genome of Stomoxys calcitrans chromosome 4, idStoCalc2.1, whole genome shotgun sequence, the window TACTGAATGTGATCAGGTATTTTTGgtttccttttgtttttgtgttttttgggaaaatcagactttatgaaaaatcctaCTGCTATTGACTACAAAAAATTACAACTACGCTAAAGCTAAAACCAATAATGTTCAATcatataataaatataataatatccAATATgaatttagaataaaaaaaataatagactTAAAAATACAATAATCCTATGTAGTACAGTTAGTTCCCCGTCATTGAGATTAAGCTGACACGTCTCTCGGGTGAAATTTGTCCTTTGTTCTTATTGCCAACAATCAAGAAACCCATAAATCCCGCAATCACCAAAGACACGCCCGAAGTGATGAAGGCTGTTTCACAATGATTGGTAATAAGAGCGCCAACAACATTGGCACCCACTACACTGCCCAAGCGGCCCATCATTAGGGAAATGCACACAGCCATGGCCCTAAAAGATGGtaataacaaaaaacattttttttaaaatgtttgaaaaaaatacaaattggaATTGAACGGTTGTGTGAGAACACTTACCTTAATCTCGTAGGATACAATTCCACCGTAGCAGCACTAAGAACATTAATGCCCAAGCCACAAAGTAGTAGAATGACATACAAATAAATGGCCACCATGGGTTGACTGACGAAAATGGCAACCACACCACAAACACCACAAGCGGCCAGACAAATGACTGTAAAATGCGAGAAAAGGGATATTTTTTAATCACACCTCATTTGATGGATAGCCTTTGGGGGCAGACTTACAAAGTATTAAACGTTTGCCCACACTATTGATAATGCCGCCGATTAGGGCAAAGCCCACCGCATACAAAACTTCCAGAATCAAGGAATGTTGGTAGGTGGATATCTCCAATTTTTCTGTGCACACCTGCTCTATGCTTTCGTCCAATTCAATAGCCAGAGTAGCTTTCTGCTTGGCATAGACCACATCACAGATGAAGGTGCTATTGTTGGGATATTCACTCATAAACTCTGCCACACTATTCAATATCGAAGGGAACCACATGTACATGCCATTCGAGGTgcagaaaatgaaaaattgtatGGTACAAATCAAAATTGTGGTGCGGGCATATTCTCGATTGAACAAAGGCTGAGTCTGAGTCCACATGGAACGCAAAAGTACCACCAGGGCATTCGAATTGGCATTGGTCTCGTGGGTGCGAGGTCTATTGCTGGTATCCAAGTCTTCGGTGACATGGGAAATCTAAAgacaaatgaaattaaattataaaatgtttatttaaaaataattttttatagtttttacttACTGGGAATTCTTCCTTTGGCTTTCCTGTATTTATGtggtaaatatttttcaaaatatccaaACACTTCTCCTCCTGTCCTTGACTCAATAAAAACTTGGGACTTTCGGGAATTTTAAATAGACTTAGGCCACACAATAATCCAGGAACGCCACATACCACCATAAACAGCCTCCATGGCTTGTAGGTCAAACCCAAGAAGGGCAATGCCAAACGCCATTCTTGATTAATGAAAAGCCATGCAATGGCCGGCATTAACATGGCTCCCACACCGAATATGAAAGCTGATCCCATGATGGCTCTGGAACGATTCTTCTGTGTATGGAATTCACCCAAATAGGCATAGACTGTGGCAGAACCTCCAGAAATGCTAAAGGTAGCAGAGGAAAAATAGTAAATTACAATCAAtcgccgcacagtgggatggttaatacaaatatttattattttcattatctgttgctattttattttctttagttTTAACTTACCAAAATCCATTCAAGTACCGCAATATCACCAACGTCCAAAAGTTTGTCGAGAAACTCGACAACACTGTTATAAAGAAACCAATCAACAATGTTGGTCTTATGATATTCCTTCTCCCCGTGGTATCGGCCAAAAATCCCCACAAATGTGAACTGCTAATAATGCCAGCAAAACCAATGGCACTCATAATGCCACGCTCCTGCACCGTTAAATTCAAATCGCACTGTGACACAGGTAACACAAAACTGATGCCCAATGTTTCCAAAAGAACATTGGCTAGAATCAAACCGCATATCAATATTagtaaataattaaatttgCCAAATGCTGAAAACGGAATTTTAGAAAAGTTAGAATTTTTCCTGGattttaggaggggaaaccttTTTGTACTAACTTGTTACTCCCAGTGCCGATTCATAATATTCTGTGCCTTTGTTTAATTCCTTGGGGGCGAAAGTGCCATTATTGCCTCCCTCGATAGTTGCCACATTAAGTTTGGATTTTTCGGCTGAAAAGGAAAAAAGgacatttaaaaatgttttagaatGACAGAATAAGAGCGCTAATACGAGTATTATGTCAAATATATTGTATTTACAAAAAGTTGATAGttgataaatgattttttcagaGTGAATGAATGAGAAGAGTAATTAAAAACTCTTTGCTACACTACTTTACAGGTATTGGCATGATTTTGAGtcagaaaaataattaaaaactcaTTGTTCAACTATTTTAAAGCTATTGACACCATTTTGTCTCAGGACATACCAACTATAATTACTTTTCGTTCAAATAAATCAGTTTCATTTTCTAAAGCAAATTGTACCGGCTAGAAGTAATCGATATGTTCTATTATTGTTATAAAGCAAATAATCATTTGTATGAGGATTGTCGATTTTAAGTAATTTCTCCGATTTTTGTATGGTTCTGGCTGTAGGTCaattgaaacaaatttttcttgatttttataccctccgccataggatgggagtacactaatttcgtcattctttttaacacctcgaaataagcgtctaagaccccataaagtatatatacatacttgatcgtcatgacattctaagtcgatctagccttgtccgtccgtctctcggtccgcccgtctgtctgtcgaaagcacgctaacttttaaaggagtaaagctaggcgcttgacattttgcacaaataatttttattagtgtaggtcggttgggattgtaaatggatcaaatcggtccatgttttgatatagctgccatttgaaccgatcttgggtcttgccttcatgagcctgtagagggcgcaattctcgtccgattcgactgaaattttgcacgaggtgttttgataccacttccaacatctgtgctaggtatggttcaaatcggttcataatctgatgtagctgccatataaaccgatttggctgttattttgcacgtggtgttttggtatcacttccaacaactgtgctaagtatggttcaaatcggttcattacctgatatagaggttaggcctctagagggcgcaattcttattctgttaggctgaaattttgcatgaaatattttgtcatgacttccaataactgtgcgatgtatggtcaaaatcggttcataacctggtatagctgccatataaaccgatcttggatcttgatttcttgagccgctagagggctcaattctcatccgatttggctgaaatattctacaacgtcttctcccatgtccttcaacatatgcgtccaatatggtctgaatcaatctatagcttaatacagcttccatataaaccgatctccctattttgcttcttgagcacctacaaggcgcaattcttattcgaatggactgaaatattacacaatgacttctagaatgttcaacattcaattcatttatagtccaaatcggactataacttgatatagctccaatagcataacagttcttattcattattctttgtttgcctaaaaagaaataccgctcAAAAAACTCgaccatccatggtggagggtatataagattcggcccggccgaacttaacaagctcttacttgttttatctgttATATTCCAATATTTTGACTGACGTCGTCTGTCAGCGGGATATTTtctgggccaagtgtctggcggaccaagaatatcgggctcaaataaaatcttttaagaatggagtacatctaacatccatgtccgttagcatgtccgactgtTGTCCCTTTTTCctgaatggaatattcatggaaaaatttgcataaagccCTTttaatttgaaccacatatgTCAAATTTCTTCAAccatatttgaaccatatttggtgcaTAGAAAAAATCTGAAAGAAAATGGCGAAATCATCCCAAATATCGTTGGTCGTTTAAATAAATTCGCACTTAAACGATTgaccaataaaagaaaaatttgtacaGAGTCGAAAAGGAattcaatgttttgttttaatattttgggaGAAATCTTAAATTCGCAATTATAAGATTGGAAGATAATATTCTTTAATAttcaacacatcaaattatccATACAATCAAAATATACATACTATACTAGATCGCCGCAAAATTCAGAGACGATGTCACtggcattttgaaaatttgaaaattaggaACAATGAAATGTCTTAGATCGTTTGCCACTCGCAACAATTACAGCCAATATCAGATCATATAGATGTTTCTGATATAATACTAGCTTATACACGAAACGATACGGTTTAGAGTTATACCCGAAGATGTTCTTCAATAAAAggacaaaatattaaattaaataatctGATCTAATCACCAAGGCCGAACTACAAAATATCTATCCTGATGAAacgattttttatgaaatagaTTTATGAAAATGATGTACATTAAAtagatataaaaatgaaagctataaaaatgaaaaaaatttcgcagatcgtgcttaaaacaaaattagtataaatGACTTTAATAATTTACTCAAATTGTAGCGAGAATATTAAACACATTTTCAGTTGTTatagttttttcaataaacgCTGAAAATATTTCTAGATATTTTAGTCATTTAAAACTCCTCTGCTAAGTGCTTGAACTTAAAAAGTCGAAAAGAAAATAATCAACATGTTTACTTGACTGAATTTCCCCCGTGTATGCGAATGACATACAGAGAGTTACAATGTATATTCAGTACTTCAAACTTTTCtttacaaaagcaacaacaataaccccttatatataaaagaaaCAAGGTAAAGCTTATTTctaatcataaaaaatttgtcattaaTCCTTCACACATTTCTGAAGTAAAATTTACACTCACGTGTTTGGTGTTTATACTTTGCTGGACATTTGATCCCAAACGGTTTTATTGAGTAAAACAGCGAAAAACGTCACATCTTAAGAAGTGTCTGATTAATATGACTCACATTTATATTTAACTATCACTTGACAATGTGTAAATCACAAGTgatgttattaaaaattcaaacaaatcaaaaagtttatttttttatcttacAGATAATGAATGTTTCATCACAAGACCCACCAAACGAGTGTGGGATAAATGGCACAAGAACAATGCAAAGGTACAAAACCACCAAATCAAAATATGTTAAATAGCAACTGGTAAGTGTGTAAACAAACTCATATCTCCTCTTTTATAGTTACTATTTATCTATAAAGTTTCAATAATTGAACtttgccaaaaacaaaatttaaaaatacatttcGTTGGATTTTTTTTGTAAGCTTTTCTTGAAATTAATCACTATACAATGATAACTATTtgcaaaatgaatgaatgaatcaaGTAACAATAACTTGTTACTTGACACAAACTTCaataagtaaatttttaaaaatttgtttttatctgAAAGTAGATTTgaataattttcaattatttacaTTTCTCATCATCGTCCTTCAAAAATAAAGCCGCTATCATTTTGAGATGACATAATTGTCTTTATGTATTctaaaaatatttcacaaatttaAACCAAAACTAGAGTCAAAAAACCAATGAAACCCCAAAAAGACATCCACCTCTTGACTTAATATTTCATTCATTAAATCAATCATATGGAAATCATCATCATGACCAGCACATTATTCCATGCTAACTCTCCTATCTTCAAAGGCCTTCAAATAGACACTTGTCGAACGATTAAAAAGCAGCTGTGCTCTTGAAAAGAAGAAAACGTTCCGCACACGATGCAGATTCGAGAAAAAACGAGATTTATAATCGCATTAAAGTGTTATTGACTTTTTGCAAAGATTTTCAAGTTATGGGTATATTTAGACTCTGGAAAATTCCTGAAATAGTCAGACAGTTAAAACATAAATCAAATGGAGTTAACAGTGAAataattttaacttaaaaaaatcaaatatttaatCGGATTCTAATATTGCAGAAATGTTGTTAAGAAAACttatttttaagtaaaatccaattttgagcAATAATTTTCATTGAACTActacatactccactcgactgactgcTTGAtggaagcactccttgttccgatgacatAATGACGCAGTGGCACACTATTGCCCACTACATGGAAAATACCGCAAAATccgtaccggaagcctcctccaagaaacccagggtacgaccaagagtgtcgagatgctactgaagccaagaatgcggcatacagagcaaccctgcaatcagtagtagCCAAATGAAGGAGAAGTATCGGGAGaagaggagagaggagaaacgtctattccgcagagagaaaaaggaaatggaaagacgcgagtgtgagcgaattgagatatacaggagtcagaatgaagtccggaaattctaccaaagaattaaacatcaagccgatggctttggtgcaggcacatcctggtgcaggcacattcggtaactaacacagataacatgctgaggatatggaaagaaaaattttccccactgctagtgttcgacgttggtagcgaagaggataccgcagaaccaatcaatgatgattgtatagaatgtttacctcctagtcagaatgaggtccaggtggCAGTGACCCgaataaagaacaacaaggcagcaggagacgacgggttacccgttgaactatttaagaccggaggcgacacgctcataaggcgtatgcatcagcttatctgcgcaatctggctagaagaacgcatacccggtgattggaacctcagcatattatgtcccgtacacaagaaaggagacaagagggaatgtgccaactacagaggaataagtctcctcgccatcgcatacaagatactcccgagcgtactatgtgaaagattaaaacctaaagtcagtgaaataattgggcccaatcaatgcggctttagacctggtaaatccaccctggaccagatattcacactgccctAAATGCTGGGAGGACaaaccgagaaggacaaatcaacacctaccatctctttgttgactacaaagccgctttcgatactcctttacgttcaaaggtatttcaagctatgtctgagtttggtatccctgcaaaattaataagactctgcaggatgacacttgctgatacacgttccttaGTAAGAATGGGAGTGAATCTCTCCGCACCATTtattaccaaacgaggtttcagacaaggagacagcctatcgtgtgatttctttaatatcctgttggagaagattatacgagatgcagatgtgaatagatatggcgcaccaatcacaagagaacacatgctactcgcctatgccgacgacatcgacatcataggtcggtagtcgtagtagtagcagtgtgtggtacactgaggcggcagcccttgccaatgaaggaattcatcgggtgaATCCGGTACatagaaccggctgccatggaattggttGTAGTAATAGCAGTGTGTgttcataggtcggtcaccggaagtagtaactgctgcctttgaaaaaatcgaaagagagtcagtgacatcataggtcggtagtagtagtagtagcagtgtgtggtacactgaggcggcagcccttgccaatgaaggaattcatcgggtgaATCCGTCACatagaaccggctgccatgggattggttgtaGTAATAGCAGTGTGTgttcataggtcggtcaccggaagtagtaactgctgcctttgaaagaatcgaaagagagtcagtgacatcataggtcggtagtagtagtagtagcagtgtgtggtacactgaggcggcagcccttgccaatgaaggaattcatcgggtgaATCCGGTACatagaaccggctgccatgggattggttgtaGTAATAGCAGTGTGTgttcataggtcggtcaccggaagtagtaactgctgcctttgaaagaatcaaaagagagtcagtgaaaatgggtctggcagtaaatggagataagacgaaatggatggtttcaactcccaaaacgccttgtacaaccgagcagaaaaagaaaatggagaaagtgggGAGCCACAAtgttgagatagtcagtaactttatctacctcggcaccgccgtaaccgaaacgaatgacaccagtttttagataaagcaaagaataatactggcaaacagatgctactttggactaagtacgcagtttagaaataaggccacctctcgaccgacaaagattacactatacaagacacagaTACTATCCGTGttattatatggttctgagtgTTATTATATGGCATGAGTACTCTTAAaaagcaaatgaggcagtgtttggagtatttcagagaaagattcttcgtaaaatatatagaagagtttgctttaatggagaatataggcgacgtatgaaccacgagctgtatgacgacgatagcatagttacacgcatcaaaatacagcgGCTACGTTGGCTTGGTCATGTTggcagaatagatgaagaagctccagcaaagaactcttttgaaggcaaacacggtggtacacgcaaaccgggaagaacaaaagcccgatggaaagatcaagtggtggaagacacctcgaaacttggtgtcagagattttagaaagagcgcagcagatcgaggcgcttaaaacgctattccacgttcggctggtggaacaaatgttctgtcatagccaattaaattaaGTAAGTAATTTTCATTTAACATTCATTTTCTAGGGCCATCTT includes:
- the LOC106086911 gene encoding synaptic vesicle glycoprotein 2A, with translation MCEFKDKPECVGGAEKSKLNVATIEGGNNGTFAPKELNKGTEYYESALGVTTFGKFNYLLILICGLILANVLLETLGISFVLPVSQCDLNLTVQERGIMSAIGFAGIISSSHLWGFLADTTGRRNIIRPTLLIGFFITVLSSFSTNFWTLVILRYLNGFCISGGSATVYAYLGEFHTQKNRSRAIMGSAFIFGVGAMLMPAIAWLFINQEWRLALPFLGLTYKPWRLFMVVCGVPGLLCGLSLFKIPESPKFLLSQGQEEKCLDILKNIYHINTGKPKEEFPISHVTEDLDTSNRPRTHETNANSNALVVLLRSMWTQTQPLFNREYARTTILICTIQFFIFCTSNGMYMWFPSILNSVAEFMSEYPNNSTFICDVVYAKQKATLAIELDESIEQVCTEKLEISTYQHSLILEVLYAVGFALIGGIINSVGKRLILFICLAACGVCGVVAIFVSQPMVAIYLYVILLLCGLGINVLSAATVELYPTRLRAMAVCISLMMGRLGSVVGANVVGALITNHCETAFITSGVSLVIAGFMGFLIVGNKNKGQISPERRVSLISMTGN